tgcgtagtttctgtcttccccatgaggaattctaagtaatgacaacaacactgtcagcgcatccacatgatacaagccttccgtgatccgCAGTTggtagtagccaaggaggacacagaggattaaaaaaacatgatggactcttcagaagaggtaattatcttcactcaaatTTCTGCTcgcgaaagtcaccggacgccacaatcttctgaagatagccatactgagaaatccagagagagttgtgtggaggtgatagtcttaattagctttgtagctactcatttggcaatggtttgaatgtaacggacgttcattaatatcaaaacattacgcactaaagcttaaACATGCTAATCATTTAAATGACTCATAAAAATATGATGCGTTATGACAGATTAAAGGCCTAACAAGGTTGATCAGAGCGGGTCAGTTTGGAGTGAAGGCTGTGCTGGGATTTACTATACAAGAGTTCAGCAAAACTGCAAGGCACtaataagaatgataaagttGTAACTTGTCCCACAACAAAACTTAACAGGAgagtgatgatgtcacacacGCCCAGTGTGTGCACAACCCCCACAGTCCTGTGAaatgaggaggaaaaaaaaaaccaatacCTGTGATGGACCATAGAGTAGATACATTTGCAGTTTGCAGTGCTTTACCCGTTAATATCttctagggatgtaacgatgcatcGTCAATCGGTTAAAAATCCATTCCtaatgtgtaaagattacaaccgctggagataaaaaaaaataaaaaataaaaaattcagaCTAGGGTGTGATCTACTTTTGTTTTCACTTGTTTCACTTCAGACATCACTGTGTTCTaagttatttatttgaaaatatttttttcctatTAGTTTAGTTATATTTTGatgtgagatttgttttagaaatctaattctttttttttaagacattttcagttgcaCTTTAGATAAGGACAcatgttttgcacagtttatataaacaaaaagaaTATTTTATTTGCCTGCAGTTTATTCTGTAAAAAAAGAATCGTGAGTAAATCGTGAATCGCATCGAATGGCGACttgagtgtatcgttacatCCGTAGTACCTTTTTAGTATTTTAATCATCGCTGTTTGATTATGTTACTGTCAATGGACTAACACATGGAAGACCATGCATGCTGCAGAACTCCCATTGTGTCCACTGGTAACCCACTCACTACCGCTGTCAAATATCACAAGCCCATATGTTTTCTTCCTGTTTGCCACCCTTACCAAGAACTGCATGTGACCATAGCGATGTCCGTAACAGATCAATTTATTGTCAACAATCACTGTTTTGGTATAGCGTACTTCAGCAAATGGcgtaaagaaaacacagattaAAATAAGGTCTAGCTAACAATcgcaataaaaagaaataaatagaaaataatccGATTTTTAAGGTCTAGTAATTCCATGTTCATATGAATACATAACATCTACCGTATAAGTTAATCAATTGAAGCTACTGTATAAATACAtcaccagcatgcacaatattGTATTATGGAGAATATTGGAGCAGTTATCATCTTACACTGAAGAAACCGTATAATAGGCAAGTGCATTTCTTGACCAGGAAGAAACTGAAGACAAATTAAATCCACAAACCTCAAATCTGCTTTTAGAGCTTCCACTTAACATTGCATGTGCTCTGTCCACAAATTCTACTTGGTTCATTGGTCAAGTCTGTGGTTCCAGGTTCCGTTTCAGAGATCCTACTAGATTGTTATGAAGATAGCATAAGTGGACAATAAGGGTGGGCTAATGATCATGTTCAGTcaccacatttaaaaacaataaaaatccatttatttattttgccatCTGGATTTCTGTGAATCAAATCGTTTCCTACAAGGAGCCAATAGAAGTTGTTATAGTAACGACAATACTGATGATAAGAATTAGGTGTccaaaaacagttaatttatttaataaagcACATCAGCACATGAGAGGGACAAGCTGCACTAAGTTTTACTTTTATGAATTTGTATTTTTAGTTACAGTATGACTGTGTGACTGAGCGGGACACATAACCTGacacaaagcaaacaaaaacatttttttttattgttatcttCAATAACAGAGACAACCTGCTTTTCACTCGACGATCATAGTGTGGTGCAACTAAAGATGTCGGTACATTTTGAAGTTACGCAATGAAGTTCGACACCCCTTAATTAAAAGCCCGTCTTCATATCTGTAACCCTGTCtgctctctcactcgctctctcatttgtccttctctctctctctctctctctctctctctctctctctctctctcgctaaGCAAGGCCATGACATTCAAGGTTACTTTAATTTTCTGGCTGCTCAAGCATCGAAACTCAATTTCTGAATGCTCCTCCCCTCGCGATATACAATAAGACAGCTCAGCTTCGTTTGCGTGATAAGACCAGTCTCTGCCAGCGTGAAGGTACCATTACCCAATAGTCACACTGTGATGCATGACATACCTCTTGCTTCTAAAGTTGTATTTTGGCAAATGCTGCAGAGGCTACCAAGGAGGGGGGTTTCattcttttattaatttttttttaatcgtagGTTATTTCTCAAACTAAAATTGTCTTCCCtccttcaactttttttcacttttaatttgttgaaaaataaagaacagcaGCCACATCAGTACCGTTGGCTAAATTGGCCGCCGATGTTCCAccgcccctccccctccccgttttttttaattttttaatttctaaGAACTTTTTAAAcctagtattattatttttatgtcaTCATTTGTGAGCGAGcgtgttgtgttgtttttggcaGAATGAGGTTTCGGGACTCTTATTTTTAATTGTTGCCCTCGCCTCCCTCGTCGTCTTGCTGGTCGCTCGTCCACAGCGTCAAGTTGTCTCGTAGCAGCTGCATGATCAGAGTGGAGTCTTTGTAGGAGTCCTCGTTCAGGGTGTCCAGCTCGGCGATGGCGTCGTCGAAGGCGGTCTTGGCCAGGTGGCACGCCTGCTCCGGGGCGTTCTGGATCTCGTAGTAGAAGACGGAGTAGTTgagagccaggcccaggcggaTGGGGTGGGTGGGCTGCATGTGCTCCTTGCTGATCTCGTGGGCCTCGCTGTAGGACTTCTCGGAGGACTCCACCACCGCCGCTCTCTTCTCCCCCGTGGCCACCTCGGCCAGGTAGCGGTAGTAGTCGCCCTTCATCTTCAGGTAGAAGACTTTGCTCTCGTGCTGCGTCTCGTTGCAGTTCTTGATCAGGAAGTTGTCGAGCAGGTTGAGCACGTCCTGGCAGACGGCCTCCAGCTCCTTCTCGATCTTTTCCCGGTAGGCCCGCACCATCTCGATCTTCTTCTCGTTGCCGTCGGCCGATGTCTTCTGCTCGATGCTGGAGATGACGCGCCAGGACGAACGCCTCGCCCCAACCACGTTCTTGTAAGCCACGGAGAGCAGGTTCCTTTCCTCATTGGATAGTGCTTCGTTCAGCTCTGTGACCTGAAGAGAACAAGAAAAATGTACAGTCGTTagcattgtatttttttgttatctCAATTGTCTTATTTATGTCAAATATGTGGACATATGTCTCAATAACATTTAACGGTTGACAATTGGACAAAACGAATGCAACATGCTACAAAGTGTGACCATTGacgcacacaaaaacaattCAGGCAACAGTCACTGCAGGGTAAACCACGCCTCCAGCTCACTGACATCATCCTCTTAGGTGACTCCTGATTGGCTGTGCGCAGCTCTGAAAGctggttttgttttgtctggACAGGCCTGTGTCTGGCTGGAGGATTTAATCCTTTATACCCCACTGGGACTGTGCAGCAGCGGCATCTTTACAGACCTTTTCTGAGTATAAAGCCTGttgttactttctttttttgtacagAATTCAGTTCCATGAGCATAGCAAAGTAGGGGGCCCCAGCCAATCCCGTGGAACAGCTCTTCACAATGCCCTTACTGAACTCCATATCGGTCAACATAAATCTACATTCTGGGTAAAAAAACTAAGGGGATTGTGGTGATACTCTCCTTGTTCCCTAGTGTTAGCATAAACGTATTGTTGCatatgtgttatatatatttagtctatttatttttttatagggCCAGACTTTCTATGTTTTAAAACCGATGTAAATTCTGCTTTTTATTCTGTTGTTTTACTGTGAGCATGAGTTCAATAAACTCAAACTCAActcaatttttcaattcaatttcaaaattCAATTTGGAAAGAAATTAAGCTGGCTTCTTTTTTAAGATGTCTTGCTTTTACTATGATGCCctagaaaaaaaatagaataataaaGAGACTTCTCTCTGTTAGAAACATTTCTAAAAATCTATAGCTGTATTGGTAACGGGTACATTCATTCAGCATTTATAAACTCAGCAATATTTGCTTTGATTTAATCGTAATTCAGTTTCTAGGCATTGAGGCACTGTCccttaacaacaacaaaacaaatgttcaCCTTTAGAGTAGACAAGACTAAGAGTATACAGCCATGCTAACCGTTCCATGCTAGAGTTCTTTGAAAACTCTGGGATCAGCATGCTACCATGTTACCATTGAGAATGTTAACTTGCTCATGTTTAGAAAGTATAaagtttaccatgttcaccatctaaGCTTAGTGAGATGCAGCACTGTCACAATGAGCTAACAGCTGTGTCACTCTGATTTCGTTAGCCTCCAATAACACACAGTAGCTGCTAATCCCTGTTCCAGTTGTTAGTACAGTCTCTATTGATACAAATGTATGACTAATCATGTGTTCATCTGATGAACTCATTTTCAGCATACATACATCCTTACATACAACTACACCCCCAGATTACTGTAAGAAGGAGGGGGGTGGAGGGCAAAAAGCAATCAGTGATGCAATCTTCTGTTTCTATGGCGACTGCAAAATCTGCTTTGTTTGTGGAAGCCATTGTATCTCTGCTGGAGACGCTGGCTACAAGCTGCTAATGGAAAGGATACTGACATGGCTGTAGTATGGAGAACGCTGCAGCACTGTGGGAGTAAGCAGCGTGGATAAGTGCAAGTAAGCCATTTCATATCTCACACCTTTCAGCCAACTCTGGCAGTCATCCGAAGCAATGTAATTGCATGGCTCTGTACAGGACACAAATGATTCGAAAGCTATACAAGGAACCATAAGAAAATGTTTCACTTCAATCACGCTTCAACCTTGCTAGTGGGATGCCGGGCCTGAGAATGGTGATGTTAGTCGGTTGGTCTGTCCGCCAAATGTATTGAGCACATTCATGTTGCCCAGACGATGagccatttacattttttaacgGTCCATGAGTTTTCCTCATTTCCATCAGGTCAAATTGTCAACTCTGTATctttaaatatgaaaaacagttatgtacagacattcatggtccccagaggatgaatcctattgAACGAGGTGATTccctgactttttttatcaacaccatgaggttgacatttgggAAATATATTGCTATCTACTGAATGGATTGCCCTAAGATTTGGTACGGATATTCAAGGGGAAGTTCAAATGATTTTGGTGATCCCCTTTCCTCTAGGTTGACATTTTGGATTCAGAGTGAAATATCTTGACAACTATTTAATGGATTGCTGTGAAATTAACTACAGATATTTGAGAGTCCAAAGAGGTGATGGTAAGGGTGCCAAAGTACAatctcacagagctgctagcatggctttaGACTCTAGTCATGGTCACAAGAGGATGAACCCTACTGAATCTGGGATTTGTTGTAAAGCCAATACTAGCTAAGCCAAAAGTTGAACATGTCTCAAAATCTGAAAAGCAGATTATCATGACGTTTACTAAAAACCACCAACATCCCACAGTATCTCTGCCTATTTCAGGTATTGCATTAAATTTTTCCTCTGGTGTCATTCTAACACCAAATCATCAACTTGGTCCAAAACTAGTGGGCAGACTGCCATGGAATTTAAAGTGGAAATTTTTGTTCACCACAGGAAACACACCTTTGTATTTGGATATCCCATCTTTAGCAACATCCCAACAACCAAACCACTGTGCTTTTCGTGCCTTATTTCCTAACGGTGCAGCCTCAAGAGTGCCACTAGCAGTACTGCCaacttgtgcgtgtgtgttcacTAAGGACGTTGTAAAAATTTACAACTGGCATAAATAAAATGACCTCTGTACTAGTTAACTATGAAGACAATAAACTGACATCCGTTGCATAATGATCCCACTTACGAGCACAGGAGAAAGTCAGCCTGCCCCCCATTAGTCTTTGCTGAAGCACAGCCTTAGCTTTATACAGCTCTATGCATTAGCCCATTAAATTACAATTAGTGTAAAGTCTCTAACCTACAGTAAATTCAACCAACAGAGTAATGCTGAAGCAACACATAGGTCAGAAAAACAAGGCCTAAACAACACGTCTGTAAAAACATGCATGCCTTTGTTTCAGAAGGCTGCAGGGTGAGCAGAAAGCCCTGACGGAAGCTGTGGTGCGGGGATGACAATAGAGCTCTGTCTACCCATAAAGCTCATCAATTGCGCCTGCTCTCTCGTGACTCATCCTTGCACAGGGCAGTCAAACGTCCAAACTGTTAATGCAAACAAAGGCCAGGCAGGACAATCAATAACTTCCTCTTTGACAGTTCTTTGCATGACCATTAATATCCACCAGAGACACTGTAAGGGCTGCAGGGCTAGGAGAGTAAGAGGATATGTTGGGCATGAGTAGAGGCTGGGTTAAACCTCAATGCCCACCGCCTTGCATTTCTATTTAATGGATTTTTCAATTCACATAATATAGACTTGTCACAGTCCCACAGCTACCAATTTTTCTTCCTGTTCCACGCTTTCCTTCTGTCTTTTCCTTGCTCACTTGCTCACTCCCTGGGCTCTCCTGACAACCCCCACCGCCGACCCTCTTTCAGGCAGCATCGCACAAAGGCGCCTTGGACTACCTGGTGTCACTGGTGGTCTGAATAGGTCTGGAGCTTTGGTGAAGAAAAAGGGGATGCAAggcggtgtatgtgtgtgtcttagtaATGGTGATGTAGTGGGAGCTTCGAGTAGTTCTTTGTTGCTACGCTACCACATATGACAGTAGTTTTTCTGTGAATACAGCTGATAATAATAAGGAAACACATAAAGGGTTGATCACTTAAAAAGGAATGAAAGATGTGCAGACCTACGTAATTAGGCTACTGGACTGGTATGGAGAAAGTCAAACACTAGTTAATGCTAGCCTCTCTGTTAGTACTAGTTCTCTGCTGTCATTAAAGAAAACGGTAACACACATGTGACCTAAAGTGACAGTAAAAGTTAGCCCTCATGCTCATGTGTCAAATATTACCAAGTAATggcttattaaaataaataaaatgggtgTACAGTACAGGACTGTCATGTTCAGCACACATTTTTTTGGGCTTAGCTGTCGTTAAAGGCAGATACTGTATGTTCTGCCTTATTGGTTATATAAGGGTTATAATGGCACCTCCTAGTTCACTTCTATGATAAcgagggatgcaccgaatccagttttttggggtttggctgaataccgaatccactggttaagattcggCCGAATCCAAAAccaaataccgaatcctactcccatccacagtccattaacacagtaaacgcattaatgaagtaaacaacgtccacagcctataaaatagttaaatgtaacaacttgaTGTTGAGTTCACATGCTCTTTTCACATATtaggaaagcacatcgctatcACCAGATGATTTTcactaaccagtgtatgatgaaggcatgttgggtgggtgaaattagaaagctaacattagctaacgagcagcagccggccattcggtcgctccgctcccactgtagggagactgccaagagaacagctgacagcccgggagaggcactgtctggttaacacaagtttttagctgtgactgtccttcctttgccgtacctgggGTTGCTGTGTTTTGGCTGCTGCCTGTAGATTCCTTCAAGCACAACTCATACTCTTTCGGATGTTTAAtgcgcaaatgttttaacagcagcgatgttgtgtattgtttagggtccttgccgCTACGGGACAGGTCGGCATTGCGGGTTGGGCGTGTGGCTTGGCTTGGGTCGCCTTCTTTTGGCTGGGGGTGCTGCCGGGCGGCGCTTTTTCTGCTcgcgagttccattttcactttctcacagcctactgcattgaacggtcgacatacgtaaacaccttcccgtaatcaatggcggcgtcattacgtcggcacgcgtagtgcaagcgtagggtttggTGGCAGAAACTGAAccctgtcaaaaagcccaaatcctggattcagtgcatccctaatgATAACACAAGAAAATGACAGATCTGACTGAGTATATAATAATGACACTGTTATTTACATTAATGGTGGCCtgttatataattattattattattaataatttacatcaggtgaataaaaacaaatgataccgattttttttttttaccgagtTTTCTTCCTTTTTCAGATCAGTCTGGAAAGACGGCAGACTCATCACGTATTGACCAGTAGTGTTACTAACAATGACTGTGATTACTGTGTAATTGCATTACTAATGCTTGGTCATAGACTGGCTCAGGGACACAGGCTGACGTTTCACACTTGTGTTTTTAGGGTTGGTCCATCTCCTAGCTATCGCCATCTTGTCAAAATCCCTCTTTTCATACTTTCCATGTCTGTAATAATCCTGTAAACTCATTCAGGGCCATGAAATCCCACACAAATAACCCTTATAATGGTGCCAAAGCAATAAAGCAACAACTTCAACTATTCTTCTACAAACATAAAATGTGGTTTGATGTGACATTTCACTCCACGAACTgagaagacaaaacacaataaacataagAACCTAGCCAATATCAAAATAAGAAGTAGGGTTCACTTAATTTGGTTTCTCAGTTAAtgtttgtgcgtttgtgtgtgcgtcaTGTAAGACCTATCTTGGGGGGGTAGGTGATATGGGATTGGGGATGGTATGGGCGTGGGAAAAGGaatctttattttattctcATTTATGTTGTATTACTATTGTACAATGTTTAAAGCTATTGTcctgttttatataataataataataataataataataataataataataataaagctgTGAGCagtgatggacgggccctcgcgcctctgcgcacgtcggggttaccggcggacgctgCTCCTTGcaaccgtgcatttgcgcggcactcagacgccacaaaccgtcaccaatgaaaaaggaactccccgccgagttcaatgatacctcacacaagactctaccataaatgggtcagcatgtatgaaa
This genomic interval from Perca flavescens isolate YP-PL-M2 chromosome 13, PFLA_1.0, whole genome shotgun sequence contains the following:
- the ywhag1 gene encoding 14-3-3 protein gamma-1, producing MVDREQLVQKARLAEQAERYDDMAAAMKSVTELNEALSNEERNLLSVAYKNVVGARRSSWRVISSIEQKTSADGNEKKIEMVRAYREKIEKELEAVCQDVLNLLDNFLIKNCNETQHESKVFYLKMKGDYYRYLAEVATGEKRAAVVESSEKSYSEAHEISKEHMQPTHPIRLGLALNYSVFYYEIQNAPEQACHLAKTAFDDAIAELDTLNEDSYKDSTLIMQLLRDNLTLWTSDQQDDEGGEGNN